In Zingiber officinale cultivar Zhangliang chromosome 1A, Zo_v1.1, whole genome shotgun sequence, a genomic segment contains:
- the LOC122021483 gene encoding reticulon-like protein B11 has translation MAALPDIDGASAHDPLLCDSSPSFLAQIPRSVHRALGGGPVADVLLWRRRNAAVLALAGATTVWFFFERAGYNFLSVLANSTVLVVVILFFWAKSALLLNRPLPPLPNLEVSDEVVNKVAERARVWINRVLAIGYDIAIQRDRKVFLQVILSMWVVSYIGSLFNLLTLAYIGVLLAITIPAIYDKYQEHVDQKLGVAHNVVLKQYESIFSRGQGRSTNEKKTQ, from the exons ATGGCTGCTCTACCAGACATCGACGGTGCCTCTGCCCACGATCCGCTTCTATGCGACTCTTCACCGTCGTTTCTCGCCCAGATCCCGCGATCCGTGCACCGTGCCCTCGGCGGCGGCCCAG TCGCCGATGTGCTTCTGTGGAGACGGAGGAACGCAGCGGTTCTCGCGCTGGCCGGGGCTACGACGGTGTGGTTCTTTTTCGAGCGGGCTGGGTACAATTTCTTGTCCGTCCTGGCGAACTCTACCGTCCTTGTCGTGGTCATTCTTTTCTTTTGGGCCAAATCTGCCTTGCTCCTCAACAG GCCTCTTCCGCCCCTTCCCAATCTCGAGGTTTCAGATGAGGTAGTCAATAAGGTTGCTGAGCGAGCTAGGGTCTGGATCAATCGTGTCTTGGCAATAGGGTACGACATAGCCATTCAGAGAGATAGAAAGGTTTTCCTTCAG GTTATATTGAGCATGTGGGTTGTGTCCTACATTGGAAGTTTGTTTAACTTACTTACACTTGCCTACATAG GAGTGCTTTTGGCAATCACGATTCCTGCTATTTATGACAAGTATCAAGAGCATGTTGATCAAAAGCTTGGTGTGGCACATAATGTTGTCTTGAAGCAGTATGAGAGCATTTTTAGTAGAGGACAAGGAAGATCAACCAATGAAAAGAAGACACAATAA
- the LOC122001462 gene encoding cyclin-D3-2-like, whose product MALFSLFDHLYCREENSEFEEEVESEESVRLPPPLSAHCDYYGSLLWAAEASHEEEWPQLLGSLLAKEGEFLPVLFAGAGDFSYLRSGRKLAVEWVVRAARRHGFSALTALLAVNYLDRCFLPCADRGELFRLQDDKPWMGQLSAVACLSLAAKVEEMRVPLPIDLQLPEDGGFAFEPKTIRRMELLVLSALGWRMNPVTPLSFLHHFFLRLRSTAISPGNDAGIVRRIGALVRRCEAALLSVMADGRWARYPASAWAAAVLLRATESAEEGATAAEIQETRRLISLLNAPKVEECYQVILETAQNGMTSHKRKLSSSDHLFCSTPPSPCGVLGSCFSRESSCDSWEAPPRKRNNRSASNCPADDGAGGH is encoded by the exons ATGGCTCTTTTCTCTCTCTTCGATCATCTTTATTGCCGAGAAGAGAACTCGGAGTTTGAGGAAGAAGTAGAGTCGGAGGAATCTGTGCGCTTGCCGCCGCCTCTTTCGGCTCACTGTGACTATTATGGCAGCCTCCTTTGGGCGGCGGAAGCTTCGCACGAGGAGGAGTGGCCGCAGTTGCTCGGCTCTCTCTTGGCCAAAGAAGGGGAGTTTCTGCCGGTGCTCTTTGCTGGCGCCGGCGACTTTTCTTATCTCCGGTCGGGGAGGAAGCTGGCGGTGGAGTGGGTCGTGCGGGCCGCGCGGCGGCACGGCTTCTCCGCTCTCACGGCGCTGCTCGCCGTGAACTACCTCGACCGGTGCTTCCTCCCCTGCGCCGACCGGGGGGAGCTCTTCCGGCTCCAGGACGACAAGCCGTGGATGGGGCAGCTCTCGGCCGTGGCGTGTCTCTCGTTGGCGGCGAAGGTGGAGGAGATGCGTGTCCCGCTCCCGATCGACCTCCAGCTGCCGGAGGACGGCGGGTTCGCGTTCGAGCCCAAGACCATCAGGCGGATGGAGCTCCTGGTCCTCTCCGCTCTCGGGTGGAGGATGAACCCGGTCACTCCCCTCTCTTTCCTCCATCATTTCTTCCTTCGACTCCGTTCGACGGCTATATCCCCCGGAAACGACGCCGGCATTGTCCGCCGCATCGGCGCGCTGGTGCGGAGGTGCGAAGCGGCTCTTCTCTCCGTAATGGCCG ACGGGCGATGGGCCCGATATCCGGCATCGGCGTGGGCAGCAGCGGTACTGCTCCGGGCGACGGAATCCGCCGAAGAAGGCGCCACGGCGGCGGAAATCCAAGAGACCCGCCGCCTCATTTCCCTGCTCAACGCTCCCAAG GTGGAAGAATGCTATCAAGTAATCCTGGAAACAGCTCAAAACGGCATGACCAGCCACAAGCGCAAGCTTTCCTCCTCCGATCATTTATTCTGTTCGACGCCGCCCAGTCCCTGCGGAGTGCTCGGTTCCTGCTTCAGCCGCGAGAGCTCGTGCGACTCGTGGGAGGCTCCTCCTCGCAAGAGAAACAATCGCAGCGCGAGCAACTGTCCAGCGGACGACGGAGCTGGTGGCCATTAA